The following DNA comes from Corynebacterium atrinae.
GGCGGCCTTGGTTCCCTCCTGAATAATCGCGGCAGGAGTGCCCGCATCGAGCCCGGCGGCCATGAGCGCCGCGGCGATGGAACGGGCGTGGCGCACTCCCATGATCACCGAAATCGTGCCCCCGGCGTGCGCGAGAGCCGACCAGTCCACGAGGGATGACCGATGCCCGGGTGGCAGGTGCCCGGACACCACAGTGAAGGAATGCACGACCCCACGTTGGGTGATGGGAACACCCGCGGCACCGGGAACGGACACCGCGCTGGTCACCCCGGGCACCACCTCGCAGGGGATGCCTGCGTCGCGGCACACCTCCAGCTCCTCGAACCCGCGCCCAAACACGTACGGGTCGCCGCCCTTGAGCCGCACGACCTTCTTCCCGGCGCGCGCGTGCTCAACAATGAGCTCGTTCGTCCTCTCCTGCGTGACCTGCCGCTCATACGGCAGTTTGGACACATCAATGATCTCCTTACCCAACACATCGATGAGCCGGTCCAGCTGATCCGTCGGTCCCAGGTGGTCGGTGAGGATGACATCTGCCTCCCGCAGCGCATTCGCCCCACGCACGGTGATGAGGTCCCATGCCCCCGGGCCACCGCCGACGAGGGTCACTCCGGGCACAACGTTGCTTGATTCCATGGTCGGAAAGTCTACGACGATGCTCGCTTGCCGCCCGCCGTTCCATTCAGGGACTGCTCGCCACGTTCACCCCTACGTACAGTGGCACCATGAGCACCCCGCACCTGGAGCACACCTTCGCCACCGATCTCCCCGAGCTGGTCATGCCCTGGTCCGCCGAGGAATCACCTAGTCCCCAGCTGCTCGTTCTGAATGAGCCACTCGCCGTCGAACTCGGCCTCGACCTCGATTGGCTCCGCAGCCCGGAGGGATTTGAATTCCTCCTCGGCCGCGGCGAGGGCACTGTCGCCATGGCATATTCGGGGCATCAATTCGGGCAATTCTCACCCCAGCTTGGCGACGGCCGCGCACTCCTCCTCGGCGAAATCCTCACCCCAGGAGGGGCCCGACGGGACCTCCACGTCAAAGGCTCCGGGCCCACTCCATTCTCCCGGGGTGGCGACGGGCGCGGGGCCGTCGGCCCCATGCTGCGGGAGTACCTCGTCTCCGAGGCGATGCATGCCCTGGGCGTACCGACGACCCGCTCGCTAGCGGTGCTGAGCACGGGCCGGAAAATCCAGCGGGGCCGGGTCGTCCCCGGCGCGGTGCTCGTGCGGGTCGCCGATAGTCACATCCGCATTGGCACGATGCAATACGCCCGACTCAAGGATGAGACCCCGGAGCTTGCCAGCCGCCTTGCCGAGCACGTCCGACTCCGGCACTACCCGGACGTCGACGACGCCCTCGAGCTGTTCACCGCCATCATGGACCGCCAGGTCGCCACCGTCGCCGCGTGGATGCGGCTGGGCTTCATCCACGGGGTGATGAACACCGACAACACCACCCTGAGCGGGGAAACCATCGACTATGGCCCCTGCGCATTCATGGACGCTTACTATCCGGCGACGGTCTACAGTTCCATCGATACTCAGGGCCGCTACGCCTACCGAAACCAACCGGCCGTCCTGGGGTGGAACTTCGCCCGTCTCGCGGAGGCGATGCTCCCGTTATTCACCCCAGATGGCAACGACGACGCGGGTCTCGCCGCCGCCCGCGAAGCGATGGAGACGTTTCCCGAGCGGTGGGAGAAGGCGAAAACCAGGGAGCTCAGCCGAGCACTCGACGTTCCCGCCAGCGCGACCGACGTCATCGAGGGGTACGAAGCCCTACTCCTCGCCCACTCCCCCGACCTCACCCGTTTCCACCGGGGTCTCGTCAACGCCGCCGACGGCGACGAGGCCATCTTGCGCGAGCTCATTCCGGCCGAGGATCTCGATCCGTGGCTCGCCAGTTGGCGCAGCCATTACCCAGGTGCCGCCACCCTTGCGCAGGTGCATCCTGTCTACATCCCGCGCAATCACCTCGTCGAGGAAGCACTCGACGCCGCCACCGACGGCGACCTCGATCCCTTCCACTCGCTTGTCAGCGCCGTGACGAACCCCTTCGAGGAGCAGCTCTCCTTGGTGCGCTACGCGCATCCGGCGCCGGAGGATTTTGGCCCCTACCGTACGTTCTGCGGCACCTAGAACTTGTCGATCTCCAGCTTTTTCATTCCCATCATCGTCTCGTAGGCGCCGGGGCGTGCCATGAGTTCGGCCATGTTGTCGGGCACGATCTGCCAGCTGAGCCCGAAACGGTCTTGGAGCCAGCCGCATTGTTCTGCCTCGGGAACAGCCGTCAGGCCATCCCACAGGTGATCGAGATCCGCTTGCCCGTGGGCGTTAACCATGAGCGAGGTGCCAGGTGTGAAGGTGAACGGCTGCGGAACGGCGGAGTCCATGGCTGTTAGCCACTCGCCGTAGAGCTGGAACTCGGAGAACACTATCTCCTCGGAATCCGGGTAACTCACCCGGTTGCCCACCCGGGACTCGGGGAATAAGGCGACGTACTCGTCAACGGCCTCCCGGGCCTTGCCCTGGGCCGGGCCGCAGAACATGAGGTTGGGGATGATGAACGGTCGGGGGTCTCCAGCCGGATTGGTGAGCATGAGTTGCCAGTTAACACCGTACTGGTCGGCGATCCAGCCGTAGTGTTCGGAAAAATCGTAGGCGCCCAGCTCCATGAGGATCTGCCCGCCGCCGTCGACCAACCTGCCCCACAACAGGTCGAGCTGTTCACGGGCATCCGCCATCCGGGAGGGGTCGAAGTTAACGAAGAAGCTCAGCGCCGGGGTAGGGCTGAACATGGGGCCTCCGTTGATGAGGGTGAGGCGATAGCCGTCGATGACCACATCGACGGTGAGGGTCTCGCCGGCCCTGTCCGACTGAAAGTCGGGGAGGCCTTCGGACGGGTAGGTGACGCGGGCGTCGATAAGCGTGTTGGGGAAGGTGGCCGCGTAGAAGGAAGCGGCCTCGTCGGCGTTTCGATCGAACCAGAGGTTGGGCACAATGCGTTGCATGAGGAAATGATAACGGCCCCTACCCGCGAGGGATAGGGGCCGCAGCTGGGAGTTTCTAGCGCTCCAGCTTGAGGGTCTTCTGGGTGTACTCCCACAGCTCGTTGAACATGGTCTCATCGTCGATGAGCTTGGTGCCGTAGGAGGGGATCATCTCGTGCAGCTTCGGGGACCACTCGATGAGGTTCTCACCGAAACAACGCTCGAGGAGCTCAACCATGGCGGCCGGGGCGATGGACGCACCCGGGGACGCGCCGAGGAGACCGGCGACGGAACCGTCGATGGAGTTAACCAAGGCGGTACCGAATTCGAGGGAACCGAAACGCGGGGCGGCGGTGGGCTTGATCACCTGGACGCGCTGACCGGCAATGACGGTCTCCCAATCCTCAGCATTGGCCGAGGGGACGTAGTCGCGCAGATCGACGAGGCGGTCCTCGAAGTTCTTCAACACCTCGGTGACCAGGTACTTGGTCAGCGCGAACTCGGAAGCCGCAACACCGAGGTAGGAAGGGATGTTGTCCGGGCGGATCGACTTGAACAGGTCGAGGTAGGAACCCTTCTTGAGGAACTTCGGGGTCCAGCCACCGTAGGGGCCAAACAACAGGCCCTTTTCGCCGTCGATGACGCGGGTATCCAGGTGCGGGACGGACATCGGCGGGGCACCCACCTTGGCCTTGCCGTAGACCTTGGCGGAATGCTGCTCGATGAGCTCGTCGTTGGTGCAGCGCAGCCACATGCCCGACACGGGGAAGCCGGCGTAACCGCGGACCTCAGGCACGCCAGCCTTGCGGAGCAGGTCGAGGGCGTAACCGCCGGCGCCAACGAAGACGAACTTCGCCTTGACCACGGAGACGTCACCGGTGTGGACGTTCTTGACGGTGATCTTCCACTTGTTGCCCTCGCGCTTGAGGTTGCGCACCTCCTGGCCGTAACGGACCTCGGTGCCGGAAGCCTTAGCGGCGGTGAGGAACTGCTTGGTCAGGGCGCCGAAGTTCACATCGGTGCCGATGTCGGTGCCAGAGTAGGCGACCTTCTCGGCGCCAAAGTCACGGCCCTTAGACATGACGGGGAGGCGCTCGGCGAACTTGGCGTCATCCTCCACGAATTCCATGCCGGGGAACAAAATGTTGCCGGAGAGAGCATCGTAGCGGCGACGCAGGTAATCAATCTGCTCCTCGCCCTGGCCGAAAGCCAGGTGCGGGACCGGGTTGATGAACTCGGTCGGATCGCCCAGCACACCATTATCGATCTGGTGGGACCAGAACTGGCGGGAGACCTGGAACTTCTCGTTGATATCGACGGCCTTGGAAAGATCGATCTTGCCGTTCTTTTCCGGGGTGTAGTTGAGCTCGCACAGTGCAGAGTGGCCGGTGCCCGCATTGTTCCACGGGGATGAGGACTCCTGGGCGGGTCCGTCGAGTCGCTCGAAGATAATTTGCGACCAGCTGGGCTCCAATTCTCGGAGCATAGCGCCGAGGGTGGCGCTCATAATGCCAGCACCGACGAGGGCGATATCGACCTCGTCGGTGACCTTTGCGGAGTTCTTATTGTCGGTGGACACCTTGTTGTTCCTCATTCGTCGTCGAAGCGGTGGGCAAGGCATGATCGGCATTGGCGTCGCATCACTACCCCTTCTCGCCCATTATCCGGTGCCATTCAACCTTACGCCTTCACATATCGGAGGTGGGCACTACTCCCGATTTCAATGTGGCAATCGCGGATTCCCCACCCCCTGCCCCCTCCCCCGACGGCCCCCGCTGCAAGGTCATATCCTAGACAGCATGACTGTTGCAGAAACCTGGCACGACGACATCCTCGGCCCCGGATTCCGCGCCCTGGATATTCCTTTGGGCCCCGACCCCGAGGGGGAGGGCGACGTACAGGCGACGCTGGTGCGTTACCTGCCGGACGGCCTCGACGCGGCCGATGGAGAGTGGACGAACAGAAGCGCCGTGCTGTGGGTGCCCGGCATGACGGACTACTTTTTCCACAGCCATGTAGCGAAGGCGCTGCACGAGGCCGGCTTCGCGGTGTACGCCGTGGATCCGCGCAAGATTGGGCGGGCCCGCCAAGCGGGGCAGCGGTGGCATTTCAGCCTCGACTTCGCTCACTACTTCCCCGACCTCACCGCCGCACTCGACATTATTACTGCCACTCATCCCGATGTGACCCCGATTGCCCACTCGACCGGCGGCCTGATCACGCCGCTGTGGGCGGACCACCTGGCCCGCAATGACAGCGCGCGCCACGCCAAGCTCAAGGGCATGGTGCTCAACAGCCCCTGGCTCGACATGCAATACCCACGAACGGCGGTAAGGCTGGGGCGACCGGTGATCAACGTTGCCGGGAAGTTGTTGCCCAACCTCGAGGTTCCCGGTGGCAACCTCGGCTCCTACGGGGTCTCACTGCACAAGGACCACTTCGGCGAATGGGACTTTGACACCGAGCTCAAGCCGGTAAGTGGGCACCGCAAGTATCTGGGCTGGTTGCGCGAGGTGCTGCGCGCGCAGAAGCGAGTGCAGGAAGGAAACGTGGATGTGGGTGTCCCCGTGCTCACGCTGTGCTCGACGCATTCCCTCCTCGGCGCTGGCTACTCCCCCGCCTCGAACTCCGCCGACACGGTGTTGGATACGGAGCAGATTCAGCGGTGGGCGCCGAAGCTCGGCGCGGACGTTACCGTGCGGCCCATTGAGGGCGCCCGCCACGATGTTTTCCTGTCCACCCCTACTCCCCAGGCGGAGGCACTCGAGGTAACTGAGGGTTGGCTTCGTCAGCATTAATTGCCAGCCTTAGGAAGCGCTAAGATGCCTCCATGACCCATTTCGACCTCATCATCATCGGCACCGGCTCCGGCAACTCCATCCCGGGACCAGAATTCAACGACAAGTCGATCGCTATCGTCGAAGAGGGCACCTTTGGTGGCACCTGCCTCAACGTTGGCTGTATCCCCACCAAGATGTACGTCTACGCAGCGGATACCGCTTTTGACACAGAGCACGCTGCTGAACTGGGCATTAATGCCCAGGTCAACTCCGTCGACTGGCCGGCCATAGTCGACCGAATCTTCGTCCAACGTATCGACCCGATCGCCGCCGGCGGCGAAGCCTATCGCCGCGGCCCCGAGACCCCGAATATCACCGTCTACAGCGGCCACGCCACCTTCGTCGGCGAGCGGACCATCCAGGTCGGCGCCGACACGATCAGCGCGGATCAGATCGTCATTGCCACCGGTTCGCGCCCGCAGGTGCCCACCGTCTTCCGGGAGTCGGGGGTGCGCTATTACACCAACGAAGACATCATGCGCCTGCCTGAGCAGCCGAAGTCGATAGTCATCATCGGCGGCGGCTTCATCGCGATGGAGTTCGCGCACGTCTTTGATGCCTTAGGCACGCACGTGACCCTCGTTCCGCGGTCCACACTCATGCGTACCCTCGACGCCGACCTGACCACGCAGGTCAACGACATCGCCTCTAAGCGATTCGACGTCCGCTACGGCCGCACCGTCTCCTCCCTCACCCAGGGCGAGGACGGCGTAACCGTTACGCTTGACGACGCCTCGACGGTCACCGCCGACGTCGTCCTCGTCGCCACCGGTCGCGTCCCCAACGGTGATCGCCTCGACCTGGCGGCCGGCGGCATCGAAATGCTTGCCGACGGCCGCGTCGCCGTCGACGAGTTCGGCCGCTCCACCACCGCACCGGGTGTGTGGGCGTTGGGCGATGCCTCTTCGCCATACATGCTTAAGCACGTGGCCAACGCCGAAATGCGCGCCGTTCGCCACAACCTGCTGCACCCAGAAGACCTCAAGCCAATGCCCCACACCAACGTGCCCTCCGCGGTGTTCACGCACCCGCAGATCGCCACCGTCGGGCTGACCGAGCAGCAGGCCATCGACGCCGGGTACGACATCACCGTCAAGATCCAGAACTACGGTGATGTTGCCTACGGCTGGGCCATGGATGACCACACCGGCATCTGCAAGCTCATCGCCGACAAGCAGACGGGCCGACTGTTGGGCGCCCACTATCTTGGCGCCCAGGCCGCCACGCTGATCCAGCAGATGATCACGGTCATGGCTTTTGATCTCGACGTCCGCGAGGTGGCTACCCAGCAGTACTGGATCCACCCCGCCCTGCCGGAGCTGACCGAGAACGCGCTGCTGGGGCTGGAGTTTTAGCTAGTCCGCCAGCGTGAGGATTTCATTGCCATCGGCGGTGATAACGATGGTGTGCTCGAACTGGGCGGTGAAACGACGATCGTTGTTCTGCACCGTCCAGTCGTTGTCCCAGATCGTGTAGTCCAGGTCGCCGAGGTTGATCATCGGCTCCACCGTCAAGGTCATGCCCGGCTCGAGGATGTCCCGGTAAACGGTGGAATCGTAATGCAAGACCACGAGGCCGTTGTGGAAGGTGGGGCCGACACCGTGGCCGGTGAAGTCGCGGACTACGTTGTAGCCGAAACGGTTGGCGTAGGACTCAATCACCCGCCCGATGACGTTGATCTCGCGGCCCGGCTTCGCGGCCTTGATGCCCCGCATCATGGCCTCCTTCGTCCGCTCGACGAGGAGGCGGTGCTCCTCGGAGACGTTGCCCGCGAGGAAGGTCGCATTGGTATCGCCGTGGACGCCATTCTTGAAGGCGGTGATGTCGATGTTGACGATGTCGCCGTCTTCAATCACGGTGCTGTCCGGGATGCCGTGGCAGACGATCTCATTCATTGAGGTGCACGAGGACTTGGGGAAGCCCCGGTAGCCAAGAGTGGAGGGGTAGGCGCCGTGGTCGGCCATGTACTCGTGGGCAATGCGGTCGAGGTCGTCGGTGGTGTTGCCCGGAACCACGGCCTCACCGGCGACTTTGAGGGCGTTGGCGGCAATCTTCGAGGCCTCACGCATCGCCTCGATGACCTCGGGCGTCTGGACGAACGGCTCGCCGATGTTCTCCTGCACATCGTCTTTCCACACGTATTCAGGTCGGGCGATGTGGTCGGGAACGGAGCGGATCGGAGAAATCTTGCCTTGAGTCAGGGGTGCGCGAGTAGACATACGGGTCATCGTAGTCCGGGCTCGGCCCGGTATCCGTCCAGGGTCCGGAAGAAGTGATCCGTAATGGCCACGGAAACCTCTGATCCGCCTCCCAGCACCACCAGCGTGGCGAAGGCAATATCGTCGTCGCGGTAGCCGGCGAACCAGGCGTGCGAACCCTCGTTGATTTCCGCCTCACCGGTCTTGCCGTGGATCTCGCCGCCCGCCTGCATTCCGCGGGCAGTGCCGGAGGTGACCACCGAGCGCATCATCCGCTGCACCTGGCTGATTGCACCCGGGTCGGGGGCCGGGAGGTTTTCGCTGACCTGGGTCTCGTGGCCGTCGATAAGCACGGGCACGGGGGTGTCGCCGCGAGCGGCGGTGGCGGCGACCAGCGCCAGACCGAAGGGGCTCGCGAGGTCGAGGCCCTGACCGTAGCCGGCTTCGGTGCGCTCCAGCGGAGTCTCGCCCTCCGGCACCGAGCCGGTGACAGTGCCCAAGCCTGGGATGTCGTAGTCGACGCCGAGGCCGAATTGCTTCGCGGTGTGCTTGAGTTGGCCCGGCTCCAACCTGGTGGAAATATCGGCAAAAGTGGTGTTGCACGAACTGGCAAATGCTCGCTCTAACGGCACGTTTCCGAGGGCGAACATGTTGTAGTTGACCACATGGCGGC
Coding sequences within:
- the mqo gene encoding malate dehydrogenase (quinone), with translation MSTDNKNSAKVTDEVDIALVGAGIMSATLGAMLRELEPSWSQIIFERLDGPAQESSSPWNNAGTGHSALCELNYTPEKNGKIDLSKAVDINEKFQVSRQFWSHQIDNGVLGDPTEFINPVPHLAFGQGEEQIDYLRRRYDALSGNILFPGMEFVEDDAKFAERLPVMSKGRDFGAEKVAYSGTDIGTDVNFGALTKQFLTAAKASGTEVRYGQEVRNLKREGNKWKITVKNVHTGDVSVVKAKFVFVGAGGYALDLLRKAGVPEVRGYAGFPVSGMWLRCTNDELIEQHSAKVYGKAKVGAPPMSVPHLDTRVIDGEKGLLFGPYGGWTPKFLKKGSYLDLFKSIRPDNIPSYLGVAASEFALTKYLVTEVLKNFEDRLVDLRDYVPSANAEDWETVIAGQRVQVIKPTAAPRFGSLEFGTALVNSIDGSVAGLLGASPGASIAPAAMVELLERCFGENLIEWSPKLHEMIPSYGTKLIDDETMFNELWEYTQKTLKLER
- a CDS encoding alpha/beta fold hydrolase; the protein is MTVAETWHDDILGPGFRALDIPLGPDPEGEGDVQATLVRYLPDGLDAADGEWTNRSAVLWVPGMTDYFFHSHVAKALHEAGFAVYAVDPRKIGRARQAGQRWHFSLDFAHYFPDLTAALDIITATHPDVTPIAHSTGGLITPLWADHLARNDSARHAKLKGMVLNSPWLDMQYPRTAVRLGRPVINVAGKLLPNLEVPGGNLGSYGVSLHKDHFGEWDFDTELKPVSGHRKYLGWLREVLRAQKRVQEGNVDVGVPVLTLCSTHSLLGAGYSPASNSADTVLDTEQIQRWAPKLGADVTVRPIEGARHDVFLSTPTPQAEALEVTEGWLRQH
- a CDS encoding VOC family protein, with product MQRIVPNLWFDRNADEAASFYAATFPNTLIDARVTYPSEGLPDFQSDRAGETLTVDVVIDGYRLTLINGGPMFSPTPALSFFVNFDPSRMADAREQLDLLWGRLVDGGGQILMELGAYDFSEHYGWIADQYGVNWQLMLTNPAGDPRPFIIPNLMFCGPAQGKAREAVDEYVALFPESRVGNRVSYPDSEEIVFSEFQLYGEWLTAMDSAVPQPFTFTPGTSLMVNAHGQADLDHLWDGLTAVPEAEQCGWLQDRFGLSWQIVPDNMAELMARPGAYETMMGMKKLEIDKF
- the mtr gene encoding mycothione reductase; translated protein: MTHFDLIIIGTGSGNSIPGPEFNDKSIAIVEEGTFGGTCLNVGCIPTKMYVYAADTAFDTEHAAELGINAQVNSVDWPAIVDRIFVQRIDPIAAGGEAYRRGPETPNITVYSGHATFVGERTIQVGADTISADQIVIATGSRPQVPTVFRESGVRYYTNEDIMRLPEQPKSIVIIGGGFIAMEFAHVFDALGTHVTLVPRSTLMRTLDADLTTQVNDIASKRFDVRYGRTVSSLTQGEDGVTVTLDDASTVTADVVLVATGRVPNGDRLDLAAGGIEMLADGRVAVDEFGRSTTAPGVWALGDASSPYMLKHVANAEMRAVRHNLLHPEDLKPMPHTNVPSAVFTHPQIATVGLTEQQAIDAGYDITVKIQNYGDVAYGWAMDDHTGICKLIADKQTGRLLGAHYLGAQAATLIQQMITVMAFDLDVREVATQQYWIHPALPELTENALLGLEF
- the map gene encoding type I methionyl aminopeptidase; translated protein: MSTRAPLTQGKISPIRSVPDHIARPEYVWKDDVQENIGEPFVQTPEVIEAMREASKIAANALKVAGEAVVPGNTTDDLDRIAHEYMADHGAYPSTLGYRGFPKSSCTSMNEIVCHGIPDSTVIEDGDIVNIDITAFKNGVHGDTNATFLAGNVSEEHRLLVERTKEAMMRGIKAAKPGREINVIGRVIESYANRFGYNVVRDFTGHGVGPTFHNGLVVLHYDSTVYRDILEPGMTLTVEPMINLGDLDYTIWDNDWTVQNNDRRFTAQFEHTIVITADGNEILTLAD
- a CDS encoding protein adenylyltransferase SelO, which translates into the protein MSTPHLEHTFATDLPELVMPWSAEESPSPQLLVLNEPLAVELGLDLDWLRSPEGFEFLLGRGEGTVAMAYSGHQFGQFSPQLGDGRALLLGEILTPGGARRDLHVKGSGPTPFSRGGDGRGAVGPMLREYLVSEAMHALGVPTTRSLAVLSTGRKIQRGRVVPGAVLVRVADSHIRIGTMQYARLKDETPELASRLAEHVRLRHYPDVDDALELFTAIMDRQVATVAAWMRLGFIHGVMNTDNTTLSGETIDYGPCAFMDAYYPATVYSSIDTQGRYAYRNQPAVLGWNFARLAEAMLPLFTPDGNDDAGLAAAREAMETFPERWEKAKTRELSRALDVPASATDVIEGYEALLLAHSPDLTRFHRGLVNAADGDEAILRELIPAEDLDPWLASWRSHYPGAATLAQVHPVYIPRNHLVEEALDAATDGDLDPFHSLVSAVTNPFEEQLSLVRYAHPAPEDFGPYRTFCGT
- the cobA gene encoding uroporphyrinogen-III C-methyltransferase, whose amino-acid sequence is MESSNVVPGVTLVGGGPGAWDLITVRGANALREADVILTDHLGPTDQLDRLIDVLGKEIIDVSKLPYERQVTQERTNELIVEHARAGKKVVRLKGGDPYVFGRGFEELEVCRDAGIPCEVVPGVTSAVSVPGAAGVPITQRGVVHSFTVVSGHLPPGHRSSLVDWSALAHAGGTISVIMGVRHARSIAAALMAAGLDAGTPAAIIQEGTKAAQRSFRCTLGTLADTMETEDVQAPAVYVIGEVAGL